Proteins encoded in a region of the Nitrospira sp. genome:
- a CDS encoding type II toxin-antitoxin system VapC family toxin has translation MIVVPDASVILKWVLEKENEPDQAQSRRLQDAVLADRVEIKLPALWRYEVGNVLGLKQPTLAMELMSALLAYDFEEVPLEAEYAFATLEHMREVKGVTFYDSAYHVLAMRTKGLYLTADAAYVKRAKRKGHIALLSEWDGPSSRR, from the coding sequence ATGATAGTGGTGCCCGATGCGTCGGTCATCCTTAAGTGGGTGTTGGAAAAAGAAAATGAGCCGGATCAGGCGCAATCCAGGCGGCTTCAGGATGCGGTGTTGGCTGATCGAGTTGAAATCAAACTCCCGGCCTTGTGGCGGTACGAAGTCGGGAATGTGCTGGGGCTAAAGCAGCCGACTTTGGCGATGGAGCTGATGAGTGCGCTATTGGCCTATGACTTTGAGGAAGTTCCGCTGGAAGCGGAGTATGCCTTCGCCACACTGGAGCATATGCGGGAGGTGAAGGGGGTGACGTTCTACGATTCGGCCTACCATGTGCTGGCGATGCGTACGAAAGGGCTGTATCTCACGGCCGACGCGGCCTATGTGAAACGGGCCAAGCGCAAAGGCCACATCGCACTTCTCTCAGAGTGGGATGGCCCATCCTCACGACGATAA
- a CDS encoding tetratricopeptide repeat protein, which produces MPNPRIEPLKRVLAIEPTDEVAWFGLGKAYMEDGNFEEAAEALQQCVTVKPTYSAAYYALAQSLHKLGRIDECRAVSVTGIDVSTKNGDAMVTKNLEMLKSSLPA; this is translated from the coding sequence ATGCCCAATCCCCGCATTGAACCGCTGAAGAGAGTGCTCGCGATTGAACCGACTGACGAGGTGGCCTGGTTCGGTCTCGGGAAAGCCTATATGGAAGACGGAAACTTCGAGGAAGCGGCCGAGGCCTTGCAGCAATGCGTCACAGTGAAGCCGACCTATTCTGCCGCCTACTATGCCCTCGCACAGTCGCTGCACAAACTCGGCCGGATCGACGAATGTCGCGCGGTGTCGGTCACCGGCATCGACGTGTCGACCAAAAACGGCGATGCGATGGTGACGAAGAATCTGGAAATGCTGAAGAGCTCGCTTCCCGCCTGA